The following coding sequences are from one Rubrobacter radiotolerans DSM 5868 window:
- a CDS encoding sugar porter family MFS transporter — MTTASAGGDAQRRRRFVNVAAGITATGGLLFGYDTGVISGALLFIRQDFAPLSPLMEGVIVSFLLVGAVVGALSGGPLSDRFGRRPTALLAATIFAVGALIVALTPNVALLVFGRFVLGLGVGIASMIVPLYIAEIAPASRRGALVSLNQLMITIGILLSYIMGVAFAPIEGWRWMFAVALVPAVVLFVGMFLLPESPRWLFNNGRLEQARTVLGRSRSPEEVEFELQELEEIKRREREQGTRQRVELKELLSPYVRPALIVGIGLAIFQQITGINTVIYYAPTILQGVGFSEGGAIAATALGVGVVNVGFTVLAVYIIDRVGRKPLLIIGLIGMIVSLSLLAVVFSTGGTGGATGVLATACLALYIASFAISLGPVFWLMISEIYPLRIRGTAMSVASVANWGSNFAVALSFPVVLATLGGAGSFWTFAVLGVVAWVFVFFMVPETKNRTLEEIEASFRGTDVGSSRVR; from the coding sequence AGGACTTCGCGCCGCTCTCGCCGCTTATGGAAGGCGTCATCGTGAGCTTCCTGCTCGTCGGGGCGGTTGTGGGCGCGCTCTCGGGAGGGCCGCTCTCGGACCGCTTCGGGCGGCGGCCGACCGCGCTGCTTGCGGCGACGATCTTCGCGGTCGGGGCCCTTATCGTGGCGCTGACGCCGAACGTGGCGCTGCTCGTCTTTGGCCGGTTCGTGCTCGGGCTCGGGGTCGGGATTGCGTCGATGATCGTGCCGCTGTACATCGCCGAGATCGCCCCCGCGAGCCGACGAGGGGCGCTCGTCTCGCTAAACCAGCTCATGATCACGATCGGCATCCTGCTCTCGTACATCATGGGCGTGGCGTTCGCGCCGATCGAGGGCTGGCGCTGGATGTTCGCCGTCGCGCTCGTACCGGCGGTGGTCCTGTTCGTGGGGATGTTCCTTTTGCCGGAGAGCCCGCGCTGGCTCTTCAACAACGGCCGGTTGGAGCAGGCCCGCACGGTGCTCGGACGCTCGCGCAGCCCGGAGGAGGTCGAGTTCGAGCTTCAGGAGCTTGAGGAGATAAAGCGCAGGGAGCGCGAGCAGGGCACCCGTCAGCGCGTCGAGCTCAAGGAACTGCTCTCGCCCTACGTCCGGCCCGCGCTCATCGTGGGGATCGGGCTTGCGATCTTCCAGCAGATAACCGGCATCAACACCGTTATCTACTACGCGCCGACGATCCTGCAGGGCGTCGGGTTCTCGGAGGGTGGAGCGATTGCGGCGACCGCGCTCGGCGTCGGCGTGGTGAACGTCGGGTTCACGGTGCTCGCGGTGTACATCATCGACCGGGTCGGGCGCAAGCCGCTCTTGATCATCGGCCTGATCGGCATGATAGTGAGCCTCTCCCTGCTCGCGGTCGTCTTCTCGACCGGCGGTACCGGCGGCGCGACCGGAGTGCTTGCAACGGCCTGCCTCGCACTCTACATAGCCTCGTTTGCGATAAGCCTCGGGCCGGTATTCTGGCTCATGATCTCGGAGATCTACCCCCTGCGCATCCGCGGGACCGCGATGAGCGTCGCCTCGGTGGCCAACTGGGGCTCGAACTTCGCCGTCGCGCTCTCGTTCCCGGTGGTGCTTGCCACGCTCGGGGGCGCAGGCTCGTTCTGGACGTTCGCGGTGCTCGGGGTCGTCGCGTGGGTCTTTGTGTTCTTTATGGTCCCGGAGACAAAGAACCGCACGCTGGAGGAGATCGAGGCCAGCTTCCGCGGCACCGACGTCGGGAGCAGCCGCGTCCGATAG
- a CDS encoding ROK family protein: MNAIGVDVGGTKIAAAVVSPEGEILNEVRYPTQAIPPNRLVRTIADTITEAKGDFEVGGACVAAPGFVSSAENKVIFAPNLHEIEDIRLDRELGSATGLRITVENDANAAAWGEFRFGAGREFDHQVFITLGTGVGGGVITHGVLLRGAQGAGGELGHVTIDPDGPRCGCGNHGCLEALASGTAIGRRAREVANERPRSALGRLAIDRQVLGEDVTRLASEGDEAALQVLDETGRWLGIGLAGFVNVFNPEVVAVGGGAARAGEFILEPARREVHLRARSPSRDLVRIKEATLGPASGVLGAAALARGEDGEYVLGPSKRVT, encoded by the coding sequence ATGAACGCCATCGGCGTAGACGTGGGAGGGACGAAGATCGCCGCCGCCGTGGTCTCGCCGGAGGGGGAGATCCTGAACGAGGTCCGCTACCCGACGCAGGCCATCCCGCCGAACCGGCTCGTCCGGACGATCGCCGACACGATAACGGAGGCGAAGGGCGACTTCGAGGTCGGCGGGGCGTGCGTCGCCGCGCCGGGCTTCGTCTCCTCGGCCGAGAACAAGGTGATCTTCGCCCCGAACCTGCACGAGATCGAGGACATCCGCCTCGACCGGGAGCTGGGCTCGGCGACGGGGCTGCGCATAACGGTCGAGAACGACGCGAACGCGGCGGCCTGGGGCGAGTTCCGCTTTGGGGCGGGCCGGGAGTTCGACCACCAGGTCTTTATAACGCTCGGGACGGGCGTCGGCGGGGGGGTCATAACGCACGGCGTCCTTTTGCGCGGAGCCCAGGGTGCGGGCGGCGAGCTCGGCCACGTCACGATAGATCCGGACGGTCCGCGCTGCGGCTGCGGCAACCACGGCTGCCTTGAGGCCCTCGCCTCCGGGACGGCCATCGGCCGCCGGGCGCGCGAGGTCGCAAACGAGCGGCCGCGCTCGGCGCTTGGGCGGCTCGCCATCGACCGGCAGGTGCTCGGGGAGGACGTTACGAGGCTCGCGAGCGAGGGCGATGAGGCGGCTCTGCAAGTGCTCGACGAGACGGGAAGGTGGCTCGGCATCGGTCTTGCGGGCTTCGTCAACGTCTTTAACCCGGAGGTCGTCGCCGTCGGGGGCGGCGCCGCGCGGGCCGGGGAGTTTATTCTGGAACCCGCCCGCCGGGAGGTGCACCTGCGCGCCCGCTCGCCCTCGCGCGACCTCGTCCGGATAAAGGAGGCGACCCTTGGGCCGGCGTCGGGCGTCCTCGGGGCCGCAGCGCTCGCCCGGGGCGAGGACGGGGAGTACGTGCTCGGACCTTCGAAGCGTGTAACGTAG
- a CDS encoding sensor histidine kinase, translated as MNLDRLRLRLTLGYLGISAVILALVLVAAVVGFSRELIEQQDTLLLQEARNQSDNVLTGEHRPTLAEGSASYGWVALDPDAEVTESDPAAPALGLPDRDLARRTLEEDGPLSRTLGGESGRARAVSLPMYRDDELVGTLQYAGSLASTRERVVRLILILLPLGLGGLGLGALGGLFMAGRAVRPTRDAFERQRVFVADASHELKTPLTLIRADAEVLRRGLETEEDRHLADDLLGEVDRMDALISDLLLVARLDAGELSLSSEPFDLAEAAQRAAERSRQRARSAGVELATETVGSVPALGDAARTEQILIGLLDNALDHTPPNGRVTVRVSGGSEAACASVRDTGPGIPPESVPHVFERFYRADSARTSGGGTGLGLAIARDLARAQGGDLVVATGNAEKGARFDLTLPVPSSRLRGV; from the coding sequence GTGAACCTCGACCGGCTGCGGCTCCGCCTGACGCTCGGGTATCTCGGGATCTCGGCCGTAATCCTCGCGCTCGTGCTCGTTGCGGCGGTGGTTGGCTTCTCGCGGGAGCTTATCGAGCAGCAGGACACGCTGCTTCTTCAGGAGGCTCGCAACCAGTCGGACAACGTCCTCACCGGCGAGCACCGCCCGACGCTCGCCGAGGGCTCCGCTTCCTACGGCTGGGTTGCGCTCGACCCGGACGCTGAGGTAACGGAGAGCGACCCGGCCGCCCCGGCGCTCGGTCTGCCCGACCGGGACCTCGCCCGCCGGACGCTTGAGGAAGACGGGCCGCTCTCCCGGACGCTCGGCGGCGAGTCCGGGAGGGCGCGGGCCGTGAGCCTCCCGATGTACCGGGACGACGAGCTCGTGGGGACGCTCCAGTACGCCGGATCTCTCGCAAGCACCCGCGAGCGGGTGGTGCGCCTGATCCTGATACTCCTGCCCCTCGGCCTCGGGGGGCTTGGTCTAGGGGCGCTCGGGGGGCTCTTTATGGCCGGGCGGGCCGTCCGGCCGACCCGCGACGCCTTCGAGCGTCAGCGGGTCTTTGTTGCCGACGCGAGCCACGAGCTGAAGACGCCTCTCACCCTTATCCGGGCCGACGCCGAGGTGCTTCGGCGCGGCCTTGAGACCGAAGAGGACCGGCACCTCGCCGACGACCTGCTCGGCGAGGTAGACCGGATGGACGCCCTGATCTCCGACCTCCTCCTCGTCGCGCGCCTCGACGCCGGGGAGCTCTCCCTCTCCAGCGAGCCTTTCGATCTTGCGGAGGCGGCCCAGCGGGCCGCCGAGCGGTCGCGCCAGCGAGCCCGCTCCGCCGGGGTGGAGCTTGCGACCGAGACGGTCGGGTCCGTCCCCGCTCTCGGCGACGCCGCCCGCACCGAGCAGATCCTGATCGGCCTCCTTGACAACGCGCTCGACCACACCCCACCGAACGGCCGGGTTACGGTCCGGGTCTCGGGGGGCTCCGAAGCTGCCTGCGCGAGCGTCCGGGACACCGGCCCCGGCATCCCGCCGGAGAGCGTCCCTCACGTCTTTGAGCGCTTCTACCGCGCCGACTCGGCCCGGACCTCCGGCGGCGGGACGGGGCTCGGGCTCGCCATAGCCCGCGACCTCGCCCGGGCCCAGGGGGGAGACCTTGTCGTGGCTACCGGGAACGCAGAGAAGGGCGCCCGCTTCGACCTGACGCTCCCGGTCCCGAGCTCCCGGCTGCGGGGTGTGTAG
- a CDS encoding response regulator transcription factor, translating into MRLFTESASVRRTGPCVSSLRGGYTGCEMRILVVEDEPRLAALVCRVLGEEGYTAEAAPDGRSALARALSEPFDLLIVDWMLPGLDGLGLVRSLRAAEMSVPVLMLTARGQIEDRVEGLDAGADDYLPKPFAFPELLARVRALVRWPRGEGSGPEPTATLSAGDVTLDAAGHAVWRAGERIDLSAREFALLATLLRRPGRVFSREVLLDTVWDGSPDVYTNVVDLYVSYLRKKLDRPGDTSHIRTVRGVGYTFEPHDGAKDGPRGAARRSGRR; encoded by the coding sequence ATGAGACTTTTCACAGAAAGCGCCTCCGTCCGGCGCACCGGCCCCTGTGTTTCGAGCCTGCGTGGCGGGTATACCGGGTGTGAGATGCGGATACTCGTGGTGGAAGACGAGCCGCGGCTCGCGGCCCTTGTCTGCCGCGTCCTCGGCGAGGAGGGATACACGGCGGAGGCGGCTCCGGACGGCCGGTCGGCGCTCGCGCGCGCCCTCTCTGAGCCGTTCGACCTCCTGATCGTCGACTGGATGCTTCCGGGGCTCGACGGGCTCGGGCTCGTGCGCAGCCTGCGGGCGGCCGAGATGAGCGTCCCGGTGCTGATGCTCACGGCGCGCGGACAGATCGAGGACCGGGTCGAGGGGCTCGATGCCGGGGCCGACGACTACCTCCCCAAGCCCTTCGCCTTCCCGGAGCTTCTCGCGCGGGTGCGCGCTCTTGTGCGGTGGCCTCGCGGCGAGGGGAGCGGTCCGGAGCCGACGGCGACCCTCTCGGCCGGGGACGTTACGCTGGATGCGGCCGGGCACGCGGTCTGGCGCGCCGGGGAGCGAATAGACCTCTCGGCGCGGGAGTTCGCCCTTCTTGCGACGCTCCTCAGGCGTCCGGGTCGGGTCTTCTCGCGGGAGGTCCTTCTCGACACCGTCTGGGACGGCTCGCCCGACGTCTACACGAACGTTGTCGACCTCTACGTCTCGTACCTGAGAAAGAAGCTCGACCGTCCCGGCGATACCTCGCACATAAGGACCGTTCGCGGGGTCGGCTACACCTTCGAGCCGCACGACGGGGCAAAGGACGGGCCGCGTGGAGCGGCGCGGCGGTCCGGGCGGCGGTGA
- a CDS encoding GlsB/YeaQ/YmgE family stress response membrane protein, protein MGLISWIVVGLIAGLLAKWIMPGEGPGGLLVTLILGMAGASVGGFLVGLIGGTGATGFNIWSILVATLGAIVLLFIYNLIARRSV, encoded by the coding sequence ATGGGACTCATATCCTGGATCGTAGTCGGGCTCATAGCCGGGCTGCTCGCGAAGTGGATCATGCCCGGCGAGGGCCCCGGAGGGCTTCTCGTTACCCTGATCCTCGGCATGGCCGGAGCCTCGGTCGGCGGCTTCCTCGTGGGGCTGATCGGCGGCACGGGAGCGACGGGCTTCAACATCTGGTCGATCCTCGTCGCGACGCTCGGGGCGATAGTGCTGCTCTTTATCTACAACCTTATCGCCCGCCGCAGCGTCTAA
- a CDS encoding agmatinase family protein gives MADTNRPGRVGPPDEEALKQLRGSRAFRMEATLPSEVDEAEDARAQEKALPPADSIEDRKSISTFARTEQQHFSGLPGTFLRFPYLEDVSRVGEYEVAVLGAPIDSGDTYRTGSRFGPQAIRRISQLYGTYYFELGVDLKEQLKACDLGDVFVMPANIEKSFDQVAKAVDHVVGAGTFPVILGGDHSVGYPAIRGIAPHVEGNVGIIHLDRHVDSQERDMDERMHDTPWFHATNIENAPPKNLVQVGIGGWQDPRPGVQVSRERGMTAMTVGDVEDLGVQRAAELALEVAWDGTEAVYLSFDVDSVDPGFAPGTGWPEPGGLYPREVLEFMRLVAREGLVGMEVVEVMPPYDHADQTALLAMRAVADVLGVLVAEGHLGRRR, from the coding sequence ATGGCAGACACGAACCGTCCCGGAAGGGTAGGACCGCCGGACGAGGAGGCGCTGAAGCAGTTGCGCGGCTCCCGGGCCTTCCGGATGGAGGCGACTCTCCCGAGCGAGGTAGACGAGGCGGAGGATGCACGCGCGCAGGAGAAGGCGCTCCCTCCGGCGGACTCTATTGAGGACCGGAAGAGCATCTCCACCTTCGCCCGCACCGAGCAGCAGCACTTCTCTGGACTCCCGGGCACCTTCTTGCGCTTCCCTTATCTGGAGGACGTGAGCCGGGTCGGTGAGTACGAGGTTGCGGTTCTCGGCGCTCCCATTGACTCCGGGGACACCTACCGCACGGGCTCTCGCTTCGGTCCGCAGGCAATACGCCGTATATCCCAGCTCTACGGCACCTACTACTTCGAGCTGGGAGTGGACCTCAAGGAGCAGTTGAAGGCGTGCGACCTCGGGGACGTCTTTGTCATGCCGGCCAACATAGAGAAGAGCTTCGATCAGGTGGCGAAGGCCGTGGATCACGTGGTCGGAGCCGGCACCTTCCCGGTTATCCTCGGCGGAGATCACTCGGTTGGCTACCCGGCGATTCGCGGCATAGCGCCGCACGTCGAGGGGAACGTCGGCATCATCCATCTCGACCGGCACGTGGACAGCCAGGAGAGGGACATGGACGAGCGGATGCACGACACGCCCTGGTTCCATGCCACCAACATAGAGAACGCCCCGCCGAAGAACCTCGTGCAGGTCGGCATCGGCGGCTGGCAGGACCCGCGCCCCGGCGTCCAGGTCTCCCGCGAACGGGGCATGACCGCAATGACCGTCGGGGACGTAGAGGACCTCGGGGTGCAAAGGGCCGCGGAGCTTGCGCTGGAGGTAGCCTGGGACGGGACCGAGGCGGTCTACCTCTCCTTTGATGTGGACTCGGTCGACCCGGGCTTCGCGCCGGGGACCGGCTGGCCGGAGCCGGGGGGGCTCTACCCGCGCGAAGTGCTTGAGTTCATGCGCCTCGTCGCCCGGGAGGGGCTGGTCGGCATGGAGGTCGTGGAGGTCATGCCGCCCTACGACCACGCCGATCAGACAGCGCTCCTTGCGATGCGGGCGGTAGCTGACGTCCTGGGAGTGCTGGTCGCCGAGGGGCACCTGGGGCGCCGCAGATGA
- a CDS encoding L-lactate permease has product MEATDLPVNLLYWSLAAAPIIILLVLLVGLRWSATEAAPVGMFVAAAIALIAFESPWETVAVAGGKGIWDAIFILLVVWPALLLYRVGERAGAFNALREGIEKFSRNELFLVLAFGWVFASFLQGIAGFGVPIAVVAPLLLALGVRPIYAVGIPLIGHAWANMFGTLAVGWLATLQVVDLENPVETAFQNAIMLWVPAILAGFTIAWMYGKMPAIRNAWPMILIIAGVQGGLQLVLMLWDPILSTFLAASAALLLLYPLSLWSRYDQPDERITERPAMQEDDEEESEEAEEEREEAEEEPEPVMGLWMSLMPYAVLTVVTVVALAIPPIEEALETVEFGIPFPGTETGLGVENEAEDDFSPIAPLTHPGTFLLIGAAVGYVTYRSRGYYRRWEERAETEGIFSGLVGNATPASIAIVAFLITSALLDETGQIEVLAAGIAEVSPPVVFAFLANFIGVLGAFMTSSNTSSNILFAPLQQTVAGAEGLSEATIIAAQSTGGAVGNAIAPANVALGTGTVGASGKEGDVLRLTIPWAVATAVITGGLSILMLGITFL; this is encoded by the coding sequence ATGGAAGCAACAGATCTGCCCGTAAACCTCCTGTATTGGTCGCTCGCTGCGGCCCCGATAATCATCCTGCTCGTGCTGCTCGTGGGCCTGAGGTGGTCCGCGACCGAAGCTGCGCCGGTCGGGATGTTCGTTGCGGCGGCGATCGCCCTGATCGCCTTCGAGTCGCCCTGGGAGACCGTTGCGGTCGCGGGAGGGAAGGGGATCTGGGATGCGATCTTTATCCTGCTCGTCGTCTGGCCCGCGCTTCTTCTGTACCGGGTCGGGGAGCGAGCCGGGGCGTTCAACGCGCTCCGGGAGGGCATAGAGAAGTTCTCAAGAAACGAGCTGTTTCTCGTCCTTGCCTTCGGGTGGGTCTTTGCGTCGTTTCTGCAGGGGATAGCCGGCTTCGGGGTTCCCATAGCCGTCGTCGCGCCGCTCCTGCTCGCGCTCGGGGTGAGACCTATCTACGCCGTGGGCATCCCGCTTATCGGGCACGCCTGGGCGAACATGTTCGGGACGCTCGCCGTTGGCTGGCTTGCGACGCTTCAGGTCGTCGACCTTGAAAACCCAGTCGAAACGGCTTTTCAGAACGCGATCATGCTCTGGGTCCCGGCGATACTCGCGGGCTTCACCATAGCCTGGATGTACGGAAAGATGCCCGCCATAAGGAACGCCTGGCCCATGATCCTCATCATTGCGGGCGTCCAGGGCGGACTCCAGCTCGTCCTGATGCTCTGGGACCCGATCCTCTCGACCTTCCTCGCCGCCTCAGCGGCCCTGCTCCTTCTCTACCCGCTCTCGCTCTGGAGTCGCTACGACCAGCCCGACGAGCGCATAACCGAGCGTCCCGCCATGCAGGAGGACGACGAGGAAGAGTCCGAAGAGGCCGAGGAGGAGCGCGAGGAGGCTGAGGAGGAGCCCGAGCCGGTGATGGGTCTCTGGATGAGCCTCATGCCCTACGCGGTCCTTACCGTCGTTACCGTCGTTGCGCTCGCCATCCCCCCGATAGAGGAGGCTCTCGAAACGGTCGAGTTCGGGATTCCGTTCCCCGGAACAGAGACGGGTCTCGGGGTCGAGAACGAGGCCGAGGACGATTTCTCCCCGATAGCCCCGCTCACGCATCCGGGGACGTTTCTCCTGATCGGGGCCGCCGTCGGCTACGTGACCTACCGCTCACGCGGCTACTACCGCCGCTGGGAGGAGCGGGCCGAGACCGAGGGCATCTTCTCCGGACTCGTCGGGAACGCGACCCCGGCCTCGATAGCGATCGTCGCCTTCCTTATAACGAGCGCGCTCCTCGACGAGACGGGACAGATAGAGGTGCTCGCGGCCGGAATAGCTGAGGTCTCGCCGCCCGTCGTGTTCGCGTTCCTGGCGAACTTTATCGGGGTGCTCGGAGCGTTCATGACCTCGTCGAACACCTCCTCGAACATCCTGTTCGCACCGCTGCAACAGACCGTTGCGGGCGCGGAAGGGCTCTCCGAGGCGACGATCATCGCCGCCCAGAGCACCGGCGGGGCCGTCGGAAACGCCATCGCTCCGGCGAACGTCGCGCTCGGGACCGGAACGGTCGGCGCGAGCGGCAAGGAGGGCGACGTCCTCAGGCTGACCATACCCTGGGCTGTTGCGACCGCCGTTATAACCGGCGGGCTCTCGATCCTGATGCTCGGCATTACGTTCCTGTAG
- the ggt gene encoding gamma-glutamyltransferase, whose product MPNPNGPRTGRPPTYAPNGVVSSPHHLASSAGLRALREGGSAVDAAIATNAVLCVAYPHMAGLGGDGFWLIHEPGSGDVTALNASGPAARAATRDFYGEKGHEEEIPGRGPLAALTVPGAVDGWREAHERHGRLPWESLFTEAIEYARDGVPVGRSLTEWTAQDVPVLSEYPASASTFLPNGRPLRDGERLVQPDLAESFSRLARKGAREGFYEGETAELLCRALSEGGSPLAPEDFREFRAEWVEPISTDYRGYTAYEFPPNTQGFAALQILNVLEGYDVAAWGDGTADYYHHMAEAVKLAFADRDEWLTDPSHVDIPLERLISKEYASERRGLIDPERAMVMEKVEPGIRFGGESERRSPEGDTCYFCAVDRDGLVVSVIQSIYHDFGTGVVAEGTGIIPQNRGSFFALDPAHPNCLEPGKRTFHTLIPAMLLKDGSPYLTYGTMGGEGQPQTHAALVTRLVDFGYDVQQAIEAPRWLMGRTWGVTSQDLSLEGRIADGVMRELELRGQPVKPLEDYNDNVGHAQAIRINRDSGFLEGGADPRGDGAALGY is encoded by the coding sequence ATGCCGAACCCGAACGGTCCCCGCACCGGCCGTCCCCCGACCTACGCCCCGAACGGCGTCGTCTCCTCACCGCACCACCTCGCAAGCTCCGCCGGGCTGCGCGCCCTGCGCGAGGGCGGGAGCGCCGTTGACGCGGCGATCGCCACGAACGCCGTGCTTTGCGTCGCCTACCCGCACATGGCCGGTCTCGGTGGCGACGGCTTCTGGCTTATACACGAGCCGGGCTCCGGGGACGTTACCGCCCTGAACGCGAGCGGCCCCGCCGCCCGGGCCGCCACACGCGACTTCTACGGGGAGAAGGGCCACGAGGAGGAGATACCGGGACGCGGGCCGCTCGCCGCGCTGACGGTCCCCGGCGCGGTCGACGGCTGGCGTGAGGCCCACGAGCGCCACGGCAGGCTCCCCTGGGAGTCGCTCTTTACCGAGGCGATAGAGTACGCAAGGGACGGCGTCCCCGTCGGGCGCTCGCTTACGGAGTGGACGGCGCAGGACGTACCGGTCCTCTCCGAGTATCCGGCCTCCGCGAGTACCTTTCTCCCGAACGGCCGCCCCTTGCGAGACGGCGAGCGGCTCGTCCAGCCGGACCTAGCCGAGTCGTTCTCACGCCTCGCGAGAAAGGGCGCGCGCGAGGGCTTCTACGAGGGCGAGACGGCGGAGCTTCTCTGCCGGGCGCTCTCGGAGGGCGGCTCGCCGCTTGCGCCGGAGGACTTCCGGGAGTTCCGCGCCGAGTGGGTCGAGCCGATCTCGACGGACTACCGGGGCTACACGGCCTACGAGTTCCCGCCGAACACGCAAGGGTTCGCAGCGCTTCAGATCCTCAACGTCCTCGAAGGCTACGACGTTGCGGCCTGGGGCGACGGGACCGCCGACTACTACCACCACATGGCCGAGGCCGTAAAGCTCGCCTTCGCCGACCGCGACGAGTGGCTCACCGACCCGAGCCACGTGGACATCCCCCTGGAGCGCCTGATCTCCAAGGAGTACGCCTCAGAACGCCGGGGGCTCATAGACCCCGAGCGGGCGATGGTCATGGAGAAGGTCGAGCCGGGAATCCGCTTCGGTGGTGAGTCCGAGCGCCGCTCACCGGAGGGGGACACCTGCTACTTCTGCGCGGTGGACCGGGACGGGCTCGTCGTCTCGGTCATTCAGTCCATCTACCACGACTTCGGGACGGGCGTGGTCGCTGAGGGGACCGGGATCATCCCCCAGAACCGGGGTTCGTTCTTCGCTCTCGATCCGGCTCACCCGAACTGCCTGGAGCCGGGCAAGCGGACCTTTCACACCCTTATCCCGGCGATGCTCCTCAAGGACGGCTCGCCCTACCTGACCTACGGGACGATGGGCGGCGAGGGCCAGCCCCAGACGCACGCCGCGCTTGTTACGCGCCTGGTGGACTTCGGCTACGACGTCCAGCAAGCTATAGAGGCCCCCCGCTGGCTTATGGGAAGGACCTGGGGCGTTACGTCGCAGGACCTCTCGCTCGAAGGGCGCATCGCGGACGGGGTGATGCGCGAGCTGGAGCTTCGCGGCCAGCCCGTAAAGCCCCTCGAAGACTACAACGACAACGTCGGGCACGCGCAGGCGATCCGCATCAACCGCGACTCGGGCTTCCTCGAAGGCGGCGCCGACCCGCGCGGCGACGGCGCGGCGCTCGGCTACTAG